The stretch of DNA ATGAGTGGCGCATTTGGAGCACTTGGTGGAGATTTATCTTCATTAAATGTTAACCCTGCTGGATCAGTATTTTTTAAAAACAATTTTGCTAGTATTTCAGCGTCTAATTTAAATTCAAAAAATGAAGCGAATTATTTTGGAAGTAGAACTAAAGAAAATAATTCAACTTTAGATTTAAACCAATTAGGTGCAGTTTTTGTTTTTAAATCTGATGAGAAAAATTGGAATAAAATTGCTCTTGGTTTCAATTATGAAAACATGAAAGATTTTGATAATGATATTTATGTTAGAGGAATCAATCCAAACAATTCAATAGGACAATACTTTGTAGATTATGCCAACTTATATGACAATTCGAGTGATTTTGCGTACGATCAAGCACAAATGGGTTACGACTCTTATATCATTGATCCAACAAGTAACCCTGATATTTTTGTAAGCAATGTACCTGTTGGAGGCAATTATTACCAAGCAAATGCTATATCTACGACAGGCTTTAATGGAAAAATGACAGCTAACGTTGCAGCCAGTTATAGAGACTTTCTTTCTCTTGGATTGAATTTAAATTTACACCTTACCGATTATGTAAGATCTTCAAGCTTGTACGAAAGTAATTCCAATCCTGAAAACACATTACCTCAATCTACTATTAGAGAAATTAGATTTGATAATGAAGTTTATACCTACGGAACAGGTTTTTCTTTTAACATAGGAGCTATCGTTAAACCAATAGAATTTTTAAGATTAGGATTATCTTATGAGTCACCAACTTGGTATAGATTAAATGATGAACTAACTCAGGACTTATATACAGCTAGTGTTAACAACCCAGATGGAATTCAATATCCTTATTATCAAAGTCCTGTTATGATTTTCCCAACTTATAAATTACAAACGCCTGCAAAATCAACTGGAAGTATTGCTTATATTTTCAAAAACATAGGATTAGTAAGTTTTGATATTTCTCGTAAAGATTATAGTAGCATTGAATTTAAACCTAAAACAGATAATACTTTTAGTAATATTAATACATTTTATAGTGATTACTTAAAAGACAATGCTTTAGAAATTAGATTAGGTGGCGAATACAAATACAAACAATTCAGTTTTAGAGCAGGATATCGTTTTGAAGAAAGTCCATATAAAGTAGATTATGCAATGGGAGATTTAACAGGTTATAGCGGCGGTATTGGTTATAATTTTGGCCACAACAGATTAGATTTAGCTTATACAAATGCACATAGAAATTACAATCAGTATTTAATTTCATCTGGAATGAACGATACTGCAAGAATTAGAACCACTCAAAACAATGTTACTCTAACATACTCTATAAACTTTTAAGGTTTATAAAACATAAAACAACTAAACCCGATGAATAATTATCGGGTTTTTTAATTGAGCTACTCATACTCAAACTTTTTTATGTAATTTTGCACCCCAATCGAGACCATTGGTCAAAAGATTGAATTTAATTTTTAAATATATGAGAACCAAATCGTTAAAGAAAAATAAAATCAACGTAGTTACATTAGGTTGTTCTAAAAATGTTTACGACAGTGAAGTTTTAATGGGACAATTAAAGGCTAATGGCAAAGAAGTAACCCATGAAGCGGTTAATGACGAAGGAAACATTATTGTAATCAATACTTGTGGTTTTATTGACAATGCAAAGGAAGAATCGGTAAACATGATTTTAGAATATGCCGAGAAAAAGAACAAGGTTTGGTAGATAAAGTATTTGTTACCGGATGTTTATCAGAACGTTACAAACCCGATTTAGAAAAAGAAATTCCAAATGTAGACCAGTTTTTTGGAACAACAGAATTACCTTTATTACTAAAAGCATTGGGTGCAGATTATAAACACGAATTAATCGGAGAACGTTTAACTACAACTCCAAAAAATTATGCGTATTTAAAAATTGCCGAAGGCTGTGACAGACCGTGTAGTTTTTGTGCTATTCCACTAATGCGCGGAAAACACGTTTCTACTCCTATCGAAAACTTAGTGATTGAAGCTGAAAAATTAGCTAAAAACGGCGTAAAAGAATTAATCTTAATTGCACAAGATTTAACCTATTACGGTTTAGATTTATACAAAAAAAGAAACTTAGCCGAGCTTTTGGAAGCTTTAGTTAAAGTTGAAGGAATCGAATGGATTCGTTTACATTATGCTTTCCCTACAGGTTTCCCTATGGACGTTTTAGAATTAATGAAACGCGAACCAAAAATCTGTAATTATTTAGATATTCCTTTACAGCATATTTCTGATAATATTCTGAAATCAATGCGACGTGGAACCACGTATGAAAAAACAACTAACTTATTAAAAGAGTTTAGAAAAGCAGTTCCTGGAATGGCTATTCGTACCACTTTAATTGTGGGTTATCCAGGAGAAACTGAAGAAGATTTTGAAATTCTAAAAAATTGGGTTCAAGAAATGCGTTTTGAGCGTTTGGGTTGTTTTACCTATTCTCACGAAGAAAACACGCATGCCTATTCATTAGTTGACGATGTTCCTGAAGAAGTAAAGCGTGAACGTGCTAATGAAATTATGGATATTCAAGCTCAAATTTCTTGGGAATTGAACCAAGAGAAAATTGGACAAACATTTCGTTGTGTAATCGATAGAAAAGAAGGTCAATATTTTATTGGAAGAACCGAATTTGACAGTCCAGATGTAGACAATGAAGTTTTAGTTGATGCTTCAAAATTCTACTTAAAAACAGGCGATTTTGTAACTTTAAAAGTAACTGATGCTACAGAATTTGATTTATACGCAGAACCTGTTCAATAGATCATAACAATAAATTTTAAAAATATCCTTACGAGCTATTGTAAGGATATTTTTTTTGATGACAATTATCATGTTTTTATAATTTATATAGCTGTAACTTTGAATAAGTTAAAACAGCAAATATGATTACAAAGCACCAATTAACGGAAGAATTTCCAGAGTTTGAAACAAAAATTAATACCTTAAAGACTGAAAGTGCGCATTTTAAAAAAATGTTTGAAACTTACGATGAGTTGGATCATGAAATCTATAGAATAGAAAGCGATGCAGCACCTGCTAGCGATGATGTTCTAAATGAATTGCGCATGGAACGCGTTCGTTTAAAAGATGAAATATTCCAATTCTTATCTCAAAATTAGTTCTTTTTCATAGTTGCTTTTCTATAGGAAAAGCGGTTCATAGTTTTCAATCGAAAATCCTTGCTTTTTAAGTGAGGATTTTTTTATTTTGATAAAAATTGAACCTATGTTTCTTCGAACTGAAATTATCAAAACCAAAAAGCTTTTAGGATTTTCTACTAAAACATCTTTAGCAAACGACAAAACTTTTTTCATTTGGAACAAACTAATGCCAAGATTGAAAGAAGTAAAAAATTTAGTTTCGTCAGATTTATTTTCGGTTCAAGTTTACAATTTTGATTCCTTTAAAAATTTTAGTCCAACAACTGAATTTACTAAATGTGCATTTGTGGAAGTTAAAACCTTTGATTTTGTTCCAAACGAATTTGAAGAGTTTACTTTGGAAACTGGAAAATACGCTGTTTTTCTACACAAAGGAACATCTCAAGATTTTGCAAAAACTTCTCAATATATATTTGCAGAATGGTTACCAAATAGTGAGTTTGAATTAGATGACAGACCTCATTTAGCAGTAATGGGAGATTTATACTTTGGCCATGAAAACCCGAATTCTCAAGAAGAAATTTGGATACCAATAAAATAAAATTAATCTAATACTCTATTTATTTGTACAAATCTTTTGGCGTAATAAGGCTCTTTTATTGACGAAATAATTACACCAGATGAAGTTGAAGAATGTATAAATTTAATTTCATCACCATCTACTTCAGTAATCATGCCTACGTGACTAATTGTTTTCCTTCTGTTTGTAGCAAAAAATATTAAATCTCCTTTTTGAGCTTGTCTTTTTTTAACTTTAGAACCAATAGTTGCCTGACTTCCAGAAGTTCTT from Flavobacterium haoranii encodes:
- a CDS encoding OmpP1/FadL family transporter — protein: MKKTLLYLSLLTIGLINAQEVRPEDGLRYSLQDINGTARFRAMSGAFGALGGDLSSLNVNPAGSVFFKNNFASISASNLNSKNEANYFGSRTKENNSTLDLNQLGAVFVFKSDEKNWNKIALGFNYENMKDFDNDIYVRGINPNNSIGQYFVDYANLYDNSSDFAYDQAQMGYDSYIIDPTSNPDIFVSNVPVGGNYYQANAISTTGFNGKMTANVAASYRDFLSLGLNLNLHLTDYVRSSSLYESNSNPENTLPQSTIREIRFDNEVYTYGTGFSFNIGAIVKPIEFLRLGLSYESPTWYRLNDELTQDLYTASVNNPDGIQYPYYQSPVMIFPTYKLQTPAKSTGSIAYIFKNIGLVSFDISRKDYSSIEFKPKTDNTFSNINTFYSDYLKDNALEIRLGGEYKYKQFSFRAGYRFEESPYKVDYAMGDLTGYSGGIGYNFGHNRLDLAYTNAHRNYNQYLISSGMNDTARIRTTQNNVTLTYSINF
- a CDS encoding YdcH family protein, giving the protein MITKHQLTEEFPEFETKINTLKTESAHFKKMFETYDELDHEIYRIESDAAPASDDVLNELRMERVRLKDEIFQFLSQN
- a CDS encoding GyrI-like domain-containing protein; this translates as MFLRTEIIKTKKLLGFSTKTSLANDKTFFIWNKLMPRLKEVKNLVSSDLFSVQVYNFDSFKNFSPTTEFTKCAFVEVKTFDFVPNEFEEFTLETGKYAVFLHKGTSQDFAKTSQYIFAEWLPNSEFELDDRPHLAVMGDLYFGHENPNSQEEIWIPIK